One window of Medicago truncatula cultivar Jemalong A17 chromosome 2, MtrunA17r5.0-ANR, whole genome shotgun sequence genomic DNA carries:
- the LOC25487783 gene encoding heavy metal-associated isoprenylated plant protein 28 — MTITEMRVHMDCPGCENKVKTALQKMKGVDDIEIDMKLQKVTVNGFADQKKVLKRVRKTGLRAELWQLPHTTESQSQYYQQHLCNGPIPHYASQPSSSYNYHKHGYDSSDPSHYHYPSQSSIFGHQTGATFSDDNPHACSIM, encoded by the exons ATGACT ATTACAGAGATGAGGGTGCACATGGATTGCCCTGGATGTGAAAACAaagtgaaaactgcacttcagAAAATGAAAG GTGTGGATGACATTGAAATAGACATGAAGTTGCAAAAGGTGACGGTGAATGGTTTTGCTGATCAGAAGAAGGTTCTAAAAAGGGTTCGAAAAACTGGACTTAGGGCTGAGTTATGGCAGCTTCCTCACACAACAGAATCTCAAAGTCAATATTATCAACAACACCTTTGCAATGGCCCTATCCCTCATTATGCTTCACAACCTTCCTCATCTTATAACTACCACAAGCATGGTTATGATAGTAGTGATCCTAGCCATTATCACTATCCTTCTCAATCTTCAATCTTTGGCCATCAAACTGGTGCTACTTTTAGTGATGACAATCCTCATGCTTGTTCTATCATGTGA
- the LOC25487782 gene encoding 14-3-3-like protein B: MASSKDRENFVYIAKLAEQAERYEEMVDSMKNVANLDVELTVEERNLLSVGYKNVIGARRASWRILSSIEQKEETKGNDVNAKRIKEYRNKVETELTNICNDVMRVIDEHLIPSATAGESTVFYYKMKGDYYRYLAEFKTGNEKKEAGDQSMKAYESATTAAEAELPPTHPIRLGLALNFSVFYYEILNSPERACHLAKQAFDEAISELDTLNEESYKDSTLIMQLLRDNLTLWTSDIPEDGEENQKANGTAKLGGGDDAE; the protein is encoded by the exons ATGGCTTCTTCCAAGGATCGTGAAAACTTCGTCTACATCGCCAAGCTCGCTGAACAAGCTGAACGTTATGAAG AGATGGTGGATTCAATGAAGAATGTTGCGAACCTAGATGTGGAACTGACTGTTGAAGAAAGGAATTTGCTATCTGTTGGTTATAAGAATGTGATTGGTGCTCGCAGAGCCTCGTGGAGGATTCTTTCTTCCATTGAGCAAAAGGAAGAGACTAAAGGAAATGATGTGAATGCGAAACGGATTAAGGAGTATAGGAACAAGGTTGAAACTGAGCTGACAAACATCTGTAATGATGTTATGAGAGTGATTGATGAACATCTTATACCTTCGGCTACAGCTGGTGAATCAACTGTGTTTTACTATAAGAT GAAAGGAGATTATTATCGTTATCTTGCGGAATTTAAGACTGGCAATGAGAAGAAGGAGGCTGGTGATCAGTCAATGAAAGCATATGAG TCTGCTACCACTGCAGCAGAGGCTGAATTACCCCCCACTCATCCCATTCGGTTGGGTCTGGCTTTGAATTTCTCAGTTTTCTATTATGAGATCTTGAATTCACCAGAAAG AGCCTGCCATCTTGCAAAGCAGGCTTTTGATGAAGCTATTTCAGAGCTCGACACCTTGAATGAGGAGTCCTACAAAGATAGTACATTGATCATGCAACTTCTCAGGGACAACCTGACTCTCTGGACTTCTGACATCCCGGAAGATGGAG AAGAGAACCAGAAAGCAAATGGCACTGCCAAGCTTGGTGGAGGTGACGATGCAGAG tGA